A part of Pseudoalteromonas arctica A 37-1-2 genomic DNA contains:
- the dinG gene encoding ATP-dependent DNA helicase DinG gives MLSDSLKKTIRQVHQHVASNLNDYRPRSSQNYLVAEIAKTLAGEYHKKQRICVIEAGTGTGKSLAYCLGALPLALAQKKKLVISTATVALQEQLIAKELPFFKKHSGLDFKFDLVKGRHRYICAHKLHNAVNGDSQTQMDFMPTLTSPLSAMETKCLNELYNAYVNKKWQGDRDSWADTVPDRVWNLIACDKHSCQRQMKAHQTCPFQLARNQLMQMDVLVINHSLLLADLDLGGGKILPEPDNTIYVIDEAHHLAHITRDFSSAAATIKGTIEWLDKLTKFSGKMAKILVGQRAIGQNFKLCDSINDANKDLKVVRDILDNADFEYSKDDTYRFEHGEIPQSLHSKAKDISEATQDALRCLNKMHDTLTQDVSDGDIKPYVADPILGESGQYINRLEQLNKLWFSYAKKGEGAPHARWIKRLEYKSHHDHLLSDCPIEVGYYLKDKLWRECAGAVLCSATLSALGSFDHFAYETGLAKEEGVKFIKVPSPFDYPKQATLRIPVSKVEPTDKDFSDHLAKTLPEYLNDKKANLVLFASYWQMDHVTKFLRTKGFNLLVQGEMSREALLKLHTKNVDEGKGSILFGTQSLSEGLDLPGKYLENLIITKIPFAVPTSPIEEAQAEFVQSKGGNPFLTITVPDAAKKLVQSCGRLLRKESDEGCITILDRRLITKRYGKAMLDTLPPFKRQIDY, from the coding sequence ATGCTTTCTGACTCACTAAAAAAAACAATTAGGCAAGTACACCAGCATGTGGCTAGCAACCTAAACGATTATCGCCCTCGTAGCAGTCAAAACTACCTTGTAGCCGAAATAGCAAAAACGCTTGCTGGCGAATACCATAAAAAGCAGCGCATTTGCGTAATTGAAGCAGGCACCGGTACCGGTAAGTCTCTTGCCTATTGTTTAGGCGCATTACCGCTTGCCTTAGCGCAAAAAAAGAAGCTGGTTATTTCTACCGCAACCGTTGCACTGCAAGAACAATTAATAGCAAAAGAACTCCCATTTTTTAAAAAGCATTCAGGCCTCGACTTTAAATTTGATTTGGTAAAAGGTCGCCATCGTTATATTTGCGCCCACAAATTACATAATGCTGTAAACGGCGATAGCCAAACACAAATGGACTTTATGCCAACGCTTACTTCACCATTGAGCGCAATGGAAACCAAGTGTTTAAATGAGCTATATAACGCCTATGTGAATAAAAAATGGCAAGGCGATAGAGACAGTTGGGCCGATACTGTACCCGATAGAGTGTGGAACTTAATAGCGTGCGATAAACATTCATGCCAACGCCAAATGAAGGCCCATCAAACGTGTCCGTTTCAGCTTGCTCGTAATCAATTAATGCAAATGGATGTACTGGTAATTAATCACTCTTTATTACTTGCCGATTTAGACCTAGGCGGTGGTAAAATTTTACCAGAGCCCGACAACACCATTTATGTAATTGATGAAGCGCACCATTTAGCACATATAACACGCGATTTTTCATCGGCCGCAGCAACAATCAAAGGCACGATAGAATGGCTTGATAAGCTCACCAAGTTTAGCGGGAAAATGGCGAAGATTTTAGTGGGGCAAAGAGCTATTGGGCAAAACTTTAAACTTTGCGACAGCATTAATGACGCGAATAAAGATTTAAAAGTAGTTCGCGATATTCTTGATAATGCCGACTTTGAATACTCAAAAGATGATACTTATCGCTTTGAGCACGGTGAAATTCCACAATCGCTGCACAGTAAAGCAAAAGACATAAGCGAAGCCACGCAAGATGCGCTGCGCTGTTTAAACAAAATGCACGACACCCTTACCCAAGATGTTAGCGATGGCGACATAAAACCTTACGTTGCCGACCCAATACTAGGCGAAAGCGGTCAATACATAAACAGGTTAGAGCAACTAAACAAACTATGGTTTAGTTACGCCAAAAAAGGCGAAGGTGCTCCTCATGCACGGTGGATAAAACGCCTTGAATACAAAAGCCATCACGACCACTTATTAAGCGACTGCCCTATTGAAGTCGGTTATTACTTAAAAGATAAATTGTGGCGAGAATGCGCGGGCGCTGTTTTGTGCTCTGCTACATTAAGTGCACTGGGCTCGTTCGATCACTTTGCTTACGAAACAGGACTTGCTAAAGAAGAAGGCGTTAAATTTATTAAAGTACCTTCTCCTTTTGATTACCCCAAACAAGCCACTTTACGTATTCCGGTATCTAAAGTAGAACCAACCGATAAAGACTTTAGTGATCACCTAGCTAAAACATTACCAGAGTACCTAAATGATAAAAAAGCGAACCTTGTACTATTCGCTTCTTACTGGCAAATGGACCACGTAACAAAGTTTCTTAGAACAAAAGGTTTTAACTTATTAGTACAAGGTGAGATGTCGCGAGAAGCGTTGCTTAAATTACACACTAAAAATGTAGACGAAGGCAAAGGCAGTATTTTATTTGGAACACAAAGCCTTTCGGAAGGTCTTGATTTACCTGGTAAATATTTAGAGAACTTAATAATCACTAAAATTCCGTTTGCTGTACCTACTTCGCCGATAGAAGAAGCGCAAGCAGAATTTGTACAAAGCAAAGGCGGTAACCCGTTTTTAACGATTACCGTGCCAGACGCCGCAAAGAAATTGGTACAAAGCTGTGGTAGACTGCTGCGAAAAGAGAGTGATGAAGGCTGTATTACTATTCTCGATAGGCGCTTAATTACTAAGCGATACGGTAAAGCCATGCTCGACACCCTACCACCTTTTAAAAGACAAATAGATTATTAA
- a CDS encoding DUF2496 domain-containing protein, producing MTSPLDQAPTHIKLAVDLIMILEQHDVAPEEVLKALDIVKSDFEKKLEKP from the coding sequence ATGACAAGTCCACTTGATCAAGCCCCTACACATATTAAACTTGCAGTAGATTTAATTATGATACTAGAGCAACACGATGTTGCTCCAGAAGAGGTCTTAAAAGCACTCGATATTGTTAAAAGCGACTTTGAAAAAAAGCTAGAAAAGCCATAA
- a CDS encoding SDR family NAD(P)-dependent oxidoreductase, producing MGFDKTLLLGKTILITGAGKGIGKSCVQKCVDAGANIIAVARTKHDLEQLKQYAPSQIEIWPLDINSDAFYERLRGLSKLDGLLNNAGINRVAPMLEQTDENIDDVIAMNIRSVYRISQAALPALINSGAGAVVNMSSQMGFVGSPNRTLYCMSKHAVEGLTKALAVELATQNVRVNTVAPTFVETPMTKPMLENPDFKKFVYDMIPMKKIAQTDDVANACVFLLSELSAMITGTSIKIDGGWTAQ from the coding sequence GTAAAGGGATTGGTAAATCATGCGTACAAAAGTGTGTAGATGCGGGTGCAAATATAATTGCTGTGGCGCGTACAAAACACGATTTGGAGCAGCTCAAGCAATATGCTCCTTCGCAAATAGAAATCTGGCCGCTTGATATAAACAGTGATGCTTTTTATGAGCGTTTACGCGGACTTTCTAAATTAGACGGTTTACTTAACAACGCAGGTATTAACCGTGTTGCGCCAATGCTTGAGCAAACCGATGAGAACATTGACGATGTTATTGCGATGAATATTCGCAGTGTTTATCGAATAAGCCAAGCGGCATTACCGGCCTTAATCAACTCTGGTGCCGGTGCTGTGGTTAATATGTCATCGCAAATGGGATTTGTCGGCTCGCCTAATCGCACTTTGTATTGCATGAGTAAACATGCAGTAGAGGGGTTAACAAAGGCGCTGGCAGTTGAGCTTGCAACGCAAAATGTACGTGTTAATACCGTTGCTCCTACGTTTGTTGAAACCCCAATGACTAAGCCCATGCTTGAAAATCCCGATTTCAAAAAATTTGTTTATGACATGATCCCAATGAAAAAAATTGCTCAAACGGATGATGTCGCAAATGCTTGTGTATTTTTACTGAGTGAACTGTCAGCAATGATCACAGGAACAAGTATAAAAATTGATGGCGGCTGGACCGCTCAGTAA
- a CDS encoding DMT family transporter: protein MTLASLLRLFFLAAIWGASFLFMRMAANSLGPAVLIEFRVGFAALTLFIMALYLKRRLAFIQHKKHFFIIGAFNSALPFLFFAYAAQTISASTLSILNSTTPIWGVVVGILWTKTKPNKSMVIGLLLGLIGVAILVGQNHFVLNSQSILAIVAALSASLCYAIASHYTKNAPKLAPFDNAHGSMWASSFMVLPLILFMPIREIPSTNIMLGVLVLGVVCTALAYILFFKLIDDIGPTSALTVTFLIPLFGIFWGHLFLDEQIGPNTLLGALFVIVGTMLVTGFLPRKKHLAKTS, encoded by the coding sequence ATGACCTTAGCAAGCTTACTGCGATTATTTTTTCTGGCCGCTATTTGGGGCGCTTCTTTTTTATTTATGCGAATGGCAGCTAACAGCTTGGGGCCTGCGGTATTAATTGAGTTTAGAGTAGGCTTTGCTGCACTCACCCTATTTATTATGGCGCTGTACTTAAAACGCCGCTTGGCGTTTATCCAACATAAAAAACACTTTTTTATTATAGGCGCGTTTAATTCTGCTCTTCCGTTTTTATTTTTTGCTTACGCAGCCCAAACTATCAGCGCATCCACACTCTCAATTTTAAATTCTACAACACCAATATGGGGTGTTGTTGTTGGAATTTTATGGACAAAAACAAAGCCCAATAAAAGTATGGTGATTGGTTTACTGCTGGGTTTAATTGGCGTAGCTATTTTGGTTGGGCAAAATCATTTTGTGTTAAATAGCCAATCAATTTTGGCCATAGTAGCGGCATTAAGCGCTTCACTTTGCTATGCCATTGCATCGCATTACACTAAAAATGCGCCTAAACTGGCCCCATTCGATAACGCCCATGGCTCAATGTGGGCTTCGAGCTTTATGGTATTACCGCTTATCTTATTTATGCCAATTCGAGAAATACCAAGCACCAACATTATGCTAGGTGTATTAGTACTGGGCGTAGTATGTACCGCCCTTGCTTATATTTTATTTTTTAAATTAATCGACGATATTGGCCCAACCTCAGCACTCACGGTTACATTTTTAATTCCATTATTTGGCATATTTTGGGGGCATTTATTTTTAGATGAGCAAATAGGGCCAAATACATTACTAGGCGCACTATTTGTAATTGTAGGCACTATGCTGGTTACTGGTTTTTTACCACGAAAGAAGCACTTAGCTAAAACAAGCTAA
- a CDS encoding sulfite exporter TauE/SafE family protein: MFELALDPTTWAVLCAVALAAGFIDAIAGGGGMLTVPALLTAGLPPHLTLGTNKLAASFGSLTASYTYYKKNLFSPKFWAASVIATAIGALIGTVIVDHLSIDFLNKLLPIIIILVAAYSLFGNLSTTEGDELPKLNKAMKIKQWLQGLALGFFDGLAGPGTGTFWTASNGMLYKMNLLLNCGLARSMNFVSNFISLITFVALGHVNFLLGITMGFFIMLGAWFGAHSAIRFGSKFIRPVFNTMVILLALKLIYEAYF, from the coding sequence ATGTTTGAACTCGCACTCGATCCAACAACTTGGGCTGTTTTATGTGCTGTTGCACTTGCCGCAGGTTTTATAGACGCTATCGCCGGTGGCGGTGGTATGTTAACTGTGCCCGCTTTATTAACTGCAGGCTTACCTCCACATTTAACATTAGGCACCAATAAACTAGCAGCAAGTTTTGGCTCGTTAACGGCAAGCTATACTTATTATAAAAAGAACTTATTTAGTCCAAAGTTTTGGGCTGCCTCCGTAATTGCTACTGCAATAGGTGCATTGATAGGTACTGTTATTGTTGATCATTTAAGTATCGATTTTTTAAACAAACTACTCCCCATTATTATTATTTTAGTTGCCGCCTATAGCTTATTTGGTAATTTAAGTACCACAGAAGGCGATGAGCTCCCTAAACTAAACAAAGCGATGAAAATAAAACAATGGCTACAGGGTTTAGCATTAGGCTTTTTTGATGGTTTAGCAGGGCCAGGTACGGGGACATTTTGGACCGCTTCTAATGGCATGCTTTATAAAATGAACTTGCTACTCAATTGTGGTTTAGCGCGTTCAATGAACTTTGTTTCTAATTTTATATCGCTCATCACCTTTGTAGCACTCGGCCATGTAAACTTTTTACTTGGCATAACAATGGGCTTTTTTATTATGCTAGGCGCATGGTTTGGAGCACATTCAGCAATACGTTTTGGTAGTAAATTTATTCGCCCTGTATTTAATACTATGGTTATACTTTTAGCATTAAAACTAATTTACGAGGCTTACTTTTAA
- a CDS encoding cupin domain-containing protein — protein sequence MSLFADRLVRYDDLIPCKNAFIDTRSPGSDQKENFTIIGPGVAENPNQHVHISIPHGFNIGGARQPAGCLNSQHSHLTEEIFVVHSGTWAFYTGVDGKDARVILNEGDIISIPLDIFRGFENVGDGIGYLYAVLGSDDPGRVLWAPQVFDMAKEFGLILLENGSLVDTTLNEKIPDGVKPMAVTSSDQIAQHRVITDEELAQTVVKARDFNWNKHSYLSQSEGVYEAPLVGNLNADTLIQTQLNWAHGFNISALKLQPNAKIAKHIRFEEEVIFVHQGSLTIDLGDEVLTLTQGDTFSVPIEHSRALSNEAQGDCIMYITRRNDAPKDPQFI from the coding sequence ATGAGTTTATTTGCAGATCGCTTAGTACGATACGATGATTTAATTCCGTGTAAGAACGCCTTTATTGATACGCGATCGCCTGGTAGTGATCAAAAAGAAAATTTTACTATTATAGGTCCAGGTGTTGCAGAGAACCCTAATCAGCATGTGCATATTTCCATACCTCATGGGTTTAATATTGGTGGTGCTCGTCAACCTGCTGGGTGCTTAAACTCGCAGCATAGCCACTTAACAGAAGAAATATTTGTTGTACACAGTGGCACATGGGCATTTTATACCGGTGTAGATGGTAAAGATGCCAGGGTAATTTTAAATGAAGGCGATATTATTTCGATTCCTTTAGATATTTTTAGAGGATTTGAAAACGTAGGTGATGGTATAGGTTACTTGTATGCAGTACTTGGCAGTGACGATCCTGGCAGAGTGCTTTGGGCTCCACAAGTATTTGATATGGCAAAAGAGTTCGGTCTTATTTTGCTAGAAAATGGCAGCTTAGTAGACACAACGCTCAATGAGAAAATCCCAGATGGGGTAAAACCAATGGCTGTTACAAGTAGTGATCAAATAGCGCAGCACCGAGTAATAACAGACGAAGAGCTTGCGCAAACAGTGGTCAAGGCACGAGATTTTAATTGGAACAAGCACTCTTACTTAAGCCAATCCGAAGGTGTTTACGAAGCACCGTTAGTTGGTAATTTAAATGCTGATACGCTTATTCAAACGCAATTAAATTGGGCGCATGGATTTAATATATCAGCGTTAAAACTACAGCCAAATGCAAAAATAGCAAAACACATTCGTTTTGAAGAAGAGGTTATTTTTGTTCATCAAGGTAGTTTAACCATTGATTTAGGCGATGAAGTACTAACGCTTACTCAAGGTGATACATTTTCAGTCCCTATTGAACATAGCCGAGCGCTTAGTAATGAAGCGCAAGGTGATTGCATTATGTATATCACTCGCAGAAATGATGCGCCAAAAGATCCGCAATTTATTTAA
- a CDS encoding DNA polymerase II gives MYLTAGFIVSSHAYDTANGICYEAWFCSDKGPIKTISVNENALFFIKSKDAEIAHKILAAESLIFNIKSLGLKNFQQEDMSACYFKSLNHFYSAAKALKQRGVVLFEEDIRPIERYLMERFIKGGAWVTGNVFYQNGYTLVTEAKLKANDEYSPTLNKLSLDIECNESGVLFSVGLVGCNLDCVLMIGEPDREAENLEFDIIWCVDEAELLKGLEHFIKLSDPDVIIGWNVIEFDFSVIHERAEALGIKLLLGRGDQPLYVRKGHFTRVSIPGRCVVDGIDTLKNGTYSFESFSLANVSNQVLGESKLIDTANSLQEIIRQFNEDKLSLAKYNRQDCILVNKIFDKLKLLDFSIIRTKLTGLELEKKGGSVAAFINMYLPLLHRSGYVAPNMGDHGLTFESPGGYVMESIPGLYKNVIVLDFKSLYPSIMQTFYIDPLGLIEGLKNPNQSVQGFNKALFSRDKHHLPLLVKSLASQRQLAKDNQDQMLSQAIKIIMNSLYGVLGSKGCRFYDPRLSSSITLRGHEIMLQTKKWIEELGYSVIYGDTDSTFIKLDDDLTHDECNEIGVFLAKKITTDWINEIKQTHNLTSHLEIEFESLYSPFFLPTIRGKLVGSKKRYVGKLIKPNESKLVFKGLETVRSDWTKLAQQFQFDLFTSLFDGNLNINDLVKDYTTKLYQGDFDHLLIFKKRLGQNLIDYKKNIPPHVQAVKKHQKKNSEFTVNRGEFVTFVYTTAGVELYQGFHSYDYAIYVEKQIVPLIEMVDLISNCNVCFGLSSQGEFF, from the coding sequence ATGTACTTAACAGCCGGTTTTATTGTTTCTTCTCATGCTTATGATACTGCTAACGGCATCTGCTACGAAGCGTGGTTTTGTAGTGATAAAGGGCCTATAAAAACTATATCAGTTAACGAAAATGCGCTGTTTTTTATCAAAAGTAAAGATGCTGAAATAGCGCATAAAATATTAGCAGCTGAGTCACTTATCTTTAATATTAAAAGTCTTGGATTAAAAAACTTTCAGCAAGAAGATATGTCGGCCTGTTACTTCAAATCACTAAATCATTTTTATTCTGCTGCTAAAGCTTTAAAGCAACGTGGAGTTGTATTATTTGAAGAAGATATTAGACCAATAGAGCGCTACTTAATGGAACGTTTTATAAAAGGAGGAGCTTGGGTAACGGGTAATGTTTTTTATCAAAATGGTTATACATTAGTAACAGAGGCAAAATTAAAAGCAAATGATGAGTACTCCCCAACTCTTAATAAACTCTCGTTAGACATTGAATGTAACGAAAGTGGCGTTTTGTTTTCTGTTGGGCTTGTGGGCTGTAATTTAGACTGTGTTTTAATGATTGGCGAGCCAGATAGAGAAGCTGAAAACCTAGAGTTTGATATTATTTGGTGTGTAGATGAGGCTGAGCTCTTAAAGGGATTGGAGCATTTTATCAAGCTTAGCGATCCTGATGTCATAATTGGCTGGAATGTAATTGAGTTCGATTTTTCGGTTATTCATGAAAGAGCTGAAGCACTAGGCATTAAGTTATTACTGGGTAGGGGAGATCAACCTTTATATGTTCGCAAAGGACACTTTACTCGAGTATCGATCCCTGGGCGATGTGTGGTTGATGGAATAGACACTTTAAAAAATGGTACATATAGCTTTGAAAGTTTTTCTTTAGCTAATGTTTCAAATCAAGTGTTGGGTGAGTCCAAATTAATCGACACGGCTAATAGTCTGCAGGAAATTATTAGGCAATTTAATGAAGATAAGCTTTCTTTAGCAAAATATAATCGACAAGATTGTATTTTGGTAAATAAAATTTTTGATAAATTAAAGCTACTCGATTTTTCTATTATAAGAACAAAGCTCACAGGATTAGAGCTTGAAAAAAAGGGCGGCTCTGTCGCTGCTTTTATTAATATGTATTTACCACTACTGCATCGCAGCGGTTATGTTGCCCCTAATATGGGCGATCATGGACTTACATTTGAAAGCCCAGGCGGTTATGTAATGGAGTCTATTCCTGGGCTTTATAAAAATGTCATTGTTTTAGATTTTAAAAGCTTGTACCCCAGTATTATGCAAACTTTCTACATTGATCCACTTGGACTGATAGAAGGTTTAAAAAATCCAAACCAAAGTGTGCAGGGTTTTAATAAAGCCCTATTCTCGCGAGACAAGCATCACTTACCTTTACTTGTTAAAAGCTTAGCGTCCCAAAGGCAGCTCGCCAAAGACAATCAAGATCAAATGCTTTCTCAAGCAATAAAAATAATAATGAATAGCTTATATGGTGTTTTAGGCTCAAAAGGGTGCAGGTTTTACGATCCCAGGTTATCTAGCTCTATTACGTTAAGAGGGCACGAAATAATGCTACAAACTAAAAAATGGATAGAAGAGCTTGGTTATAGCGTTATTTATGGTGATACCGATTCTACATTTATTAAGTTGGATGATGATTTAACCCACGACGAGTGTAATGAAATTGGCGTGTTTTTAGCTAAAAAGATAACTACAGATTGGATTAACGAAATTAAACAAACGCACAACTTAACAAGTCATTTAGAAATAGAATTTGAATCTCTTTATAGCCCTTTCTTTTTGCCAACCATAAGGGGGAAGCTAGTTGGCTCTAAAAAGCGCTATGTCGGTAAATTAATTAAACCAAACGAATCAAAACTAGTATTTAAAGGATTAGAAACAGTAAGAAGTGATTGGACTAAACTTGCTCAACAATTCCAGTTCGACCTATTTACTAGTCTTTTTGATGGAAATTTAAATATAAATGACCTTGTTAAAGACTATACAACAAAGTTATACCAAGGTGATTTTGATCATTTACTCATTTTTAAAAAGAGATTAGGTCAAAACTTAATCGATTATAAGAAAAATATCCCCCCTCATGTTCAAGCAGTTAAAAAACACCAGAAAAAAAATAGCGAATTTACGGTCAATAGGGGTGAATTTGTTACATTTGTTTACACAACTGCTGGAGTTGAACTGTATCAAGGCTTTCATAGCTATGACTATGCAATTTATGTAGAAAAGCAAATTGTACCGTTAATTGAAATGGTCGATCTTATTTCGAACTGCAATGTTTGTTTTGGGTTAAGTTCTCAGGGTGAGTTTTTTTAA
- a CDS encoding late competence development ComFB family protein: MRLHEDIHNYYEKIVVEEIIKLKLDEKYDEDVMADFCCTVLNQLPPRYIRYDVDMAFYLPQSERIHMEQRVQTAINVAISQISKKKELNDKST; this comes from the coding sequence ATGCGATTACACGAAGACATACACAACTATTACGAAAAGATTGTAGTTGAAGAAATCATCAAACTTAAACTTGATGAAAAATATGATGAAGATGTAATGGCTGACTTTTGTTGTACGGTACTAAATCAGCTCCCGCCACGATATATTCGCTACGATGTAGATATGGCGTTTTATTTACCGCAATCAGAACGCATACATATGGAACAACGTGTACAAACAGCAATAAATGTTGCCATTAGCCAAATATCAAAAAAGAAAGAGTTAAATGACAAGTCCACTTGA
- a CDS encoding histone deacetylase family protein has product MQLYYHPLYSDLILAERHRFPIQKYKLLKTEIENLGVSAIHFQEPKKVTVSQLALCHSQRYIDDFLNGTLSDKAIKKMGFPYSQQLVERTLLSIGGSIQAAEAAFSHDLTFNLSGGYHHSHSDFGSGFCIFNDLAIAAAHLINTEQADTVLIFDCDVHQGDGTAQITQNHNQIITCSIHCEQNFPRNKQESTYDFALPAKTADDEYLATLKQALDFCVRIHNPDIILYNAGADIYTKDELGLFNISLNGVYERDLFVLNFCKQHQIPLMCALGGGYQRNLSSLINVHKQLFKAAIDL; this is encoded by the coding sequence ATGCAGCTTTATTATCATCCATTGTATTCAGACCTTATCCTTGCAGAACGTCATCGATTCCCTATTCAAAAGTATAAGTTACTTAAAACCGAAATAGAAAATCTAGGTGTTTCGGCTATTCACTTTCAAGAGCCTAAAAAAGTAACCGTATCTCAACTTGCGCTATGTCATAGCCAACGTTATATAGATGACTTTTTAAATGGAACACTAAGCGATAAAGCAATTAAAAAGATGGGATTTCCCTATTCGCAACAACTTGTAGAGCGTACTCTTTTATCTATTGGCGGGAGTATTCAAGCTGCTGAAGCGGCTTTTAGCCACGATCTAACCTTCAATTTAAGCGGTGGTTATCATCATTCTCATAGCGATTTTGGCAGTGGCTTTTGTATTTTTAATGATTTAGCTATTGCAGCAGCACATTTAATAAATACAGAGCAAGCCGACACTGTTTTAATTTTTGATTGCGACGTACACCAAGGCGATGGCACAGCACAAATCACTCAAAACCATAACCAAATTATTACCTGCTCAATTCATTGTGAACAAAATTTTCCTCGTAATAAGCAAGAGTCTACTTACGATTTTGCATTGCCCGCTAAAACAGCCGACGATGAGTACCTTGCTACATTAAAGCAAGCACTCGATTTTTGCGTGCGCATACATAACCCTGATATTATTTTGTATAATGCAGGCGCTGATATTTACACTAAAGACGAGTTAGGCTTGTTTAATATATCGCTCAATGGCGTATATGAGCGCGACTTGTTTGTTCTCAACTTCTGTAAGCAACATCAAATCCCACTAATGTGCGCTTTAGGTGGCGGTTATCAGCGTAATTTGAGTTCACTAATTAATGTTCATAAACAACTATTTAAAGCCGCTATCGATTTATAG
- a CDS encoding primosomal replication protein has protein sequence MHPTALDKLRQQVATLKQQAEQFDKAKLFSKNRYMQAQPSLFDRAVFSTKSMNLVDYVIEIEDEVSRLPPSEHRHAYTYALERIGAQVQAVFNVIKSTPIWVKENKSHYKPRPKQTVYKQAVQKIMQSSHELYDELKQNHEFERRLVLMIEERKMQMDKASPAKAQKLNLEILSTHARLGRCRKAISATEDKIQQVEKQQLR, from the coding sequence ATGCACCCTACAGCTTTAGATAAACTACGCCAACAAGTTGCAACGCTAAAACAACAAGCTGAGCAATTTGATAAAGCTAAACTTTTTTCTAAAAATCGTTACATGCAAGCGCAACCTAGCTTGTTTGACCGCGCAGTTTTTAGTACAAAAAGCATGAACCTAGTCGATTACGTAATAGAAATAGAAGATGAAGTGTCAAGGTTACCGCCAAGTGAGCATCGCCATGCTTATACCTACGCGCTTGAACGTATAGGAGCTCAGGTACAAGCTGTATTCAATGTTATTAAATCAACGCCTATTTGGGTTAAAGAAAACAAAAGCCATTATAAACCACGCCCTAAGCAAACCGTTTATAAGCAAGCGGTACAAAAAATAATGCAATCATCGCACGAGCTTTACGACGAATTAAAACAAAACCATGAGTTTGAACGCCGTTTAGTGCTCATGATTGAAGAGCGTAAAATGCAAATGGATAAAGCCTCGCCAGCTAAAGCACAAAAGCTTAACCTTGAAATATTAAGCACACACGCTCGATTAGGCCGCTGCAGAAAAGCAATTTCTGCCACCGAGGACAAAATACAACAAGTAGAAAAACAGCAGCTGCGTTAA